Proteins found in one uncultured Desulfuromonas sp. genomic segment:
- a CDS encoding cupin domain-containing protein, whose product MQRPCQAKNVGFYGDFFDVNNAVNTKSEAKRHTAAPCVTIHGPTYNTETRENPMQQLIDRLKLVPHPEGGFYREVYRSGQAVSSSATKAPRQALTHIYFLLLKGQVSRFHRVLHDEVWNYYEGAPLRLLRWHGATIEEQLIGPGEANYCTTIVGGDFQAAESCGDYTLVGCTVAPGFDFADFTFADNSQWLIVPEQARQTYQRFR is encoded by the coding sequence ATGCAGAGACCGTGCCAAGCCAAAAACGTTGGTTTTTATGGCGATTTCTTTGACGTTAACAATGCCGTCAACACGAAAAGTGAGGCAAAACGCCACACTGCGGCTCCCTGTGTCACCATCCATGGCCCAACGTATAACACGGAAACAAGGGAGAACCCGATGCAACAGCTTATTGATCGATTGAAATTAGTGCCCCATCCTGAAGGAGGATTTTACCGAGAAGTGTATCGCTCCGGGCAGGCCGTGTCGTCATCTGCGACAAAGGCTCCTCGCCAGGCCCTGACCCACATCTACTTCCTTTTGCTCAAAGGTCAGGTCAGCCGCTTTCATCGTGTGCTCCATGATGAAGTGTGGAACTACTACGAAGGAGCACCACTGCGTTTGTTACGCTGGCATGGCGCCACCATTGAAGAACAGCTTATCGGCCCAGGCGAGGCAAATTACTGCACAACCATAGTCGGAGGCGATTTTCAGGCGGCAGAGAGTTGTGGCGATTACACCTTGGTCGGGTGTACAGTGGCGCCTGGCTTTGATTTTGCTGATTTCACTTTTGCCGACAATAGCCAGTGGCTGATTGTTCCCGAACAAGCGCGCCAGACGTATCAACGGTTTCGCTAA
- a CDS encoding TonB-dependent receptor plug domain-containing protein, translating to MKRLSTFFISLTIAMMVLSTVGSALADDSVVLDPVKITESVPVTETLSEPKKVIVVTEQPVQPVSLTEALDKEFFVEFQKSGEYSSEPYIRGRGTKGVPVYLEGMRLNSGHNDSTNLFNLIDVETVEVYRGPVEQHWVWAL from the coding sequence ATGAAACGTTTATCCACGTTCTTTATTTCCCTGACCATAGCAATGATGGTCCTGAGTACTGTCGGCAGCGCCCTGGCCGATGACAGCGTTGTTCTTGACCCCGTCAAGATCACCGAGTCGGTTCCTGTGACCGAGACGCTGTCGGAACCCAAGAAGGTTATTGTCGTCACGGAACAACCGGTGCAGCCGGTATCTCTTACCGAAGCGCTCGACAAGGAATTCTTTGTTGAATTCCAGAAATCCGGCGAGTATAGCTCCGAACCCTACATTCGCGGACGCGGCACCAAGGGTGTGCCGGTTTATCTGGAAGGGATGCGCCTTAACAGCGGTCATAATGATTCGACCAATCTGTTCAACCTGATTGACGTGGAAACCGTCGAAGTTTATCGCGGCCCAGTGGAGCAACATTGGGTATGGGCGCTATGA
- the nadN gene encoding NAD nucleotidase, with amino-acid sequence MKHLNMPNRPLLNFLLIALTLLLVSACGDSNSSPHRTSVKILHVNDVHSHLDSDNIDLTLDGTTTEAEVGGMARVATLVNKLSAENDNHLVLHAGDAVQGTLYYTLFQGAADAEVMNAIGFDAMCIGNHEFDDGDAWLAGFSDQLDAPLISSNIEVAPGNVLEGKFAPYIIKEMGGEQIGIIGVTIAGKTEESSQPSDEITFKDEIESVQAAVDELKAAGVGKIIVLSHYGYNNVQILATQVSDIDVIVDGDSHTLLGDFSPYDLSNSGDYPTMATNADGDDVCIVQAWEYSKVLGELDVTFIGNTLESCSGTPHLLLGDSFVREDANKNEYTVSGDERVGIQDAIDADDQLSITEEDPTVAAIIADYAQDVDALGETVIGEAGEDLLLSRVPGHDYYGVNLPLGSDITPVVAKAFYEMDPNADIAIQNGGGVRTSVNSGDITYDTAYTLLPFANTLYEIDMYGSEIKQVMEDAIENIAQGGSTGGFPYAYAIKYDVDASQPYGSRLSNLEFKARGSDSYVPLEDGTLYVVVTNSYTAAGRDGYDTFATVQQERGLGTDTYLDYALSFVNYVESLTVNSEQLMKLPAEDHCIKSYIATPDATDNL; translated from the coding sequence ATGAAACATCTGAACATGCCCAACCGCCCTCTGCTGAATTTTTTATTGATTGCTCTGACCCTGTTACTGGTCAGCGCCTGTGGCGACAGCAACAGCTCACCACATCGCACCTCAGTTAAGATTCTTCACGTCAACGATGTCCACTCGCATCTCGACAGCGACAATATTGACCTAACACTGGACGGCACCACCACCGAAGCCGAAGTGGGCGGCATGGCACGGGTTGCAACGCTGGTCAACAAACTGTCCGCTGAAAACGACAATCACCTGGTGCTGCATGCCGGTGATGCGGTTCAAGGCACCCTCTACTACACCCTGTTTCAAGGCGCGGCCGATGCCGAAGTGATGAACGCCATCGGCTTTGACGCCATGTGCATCGGCAACCACGAGTTTGACGATGGCGACGCCTGGCTGGCCGGGTTCAGTGACCAGCTTGACGCCCCCCTGATCAGCTCTAATATTGAAGTGGCCCCAGGCAATGTGCTGGAAGGTAAATTTGCCCCTTACATTATTAAAGAGATGGGTGGCGAGCAGATCGGCATCATCGGTGTCACCATTGCCGGTAAGACCGAAGAGTCTTCTCAACCTAGCGATGAGATCACTTTCAAAGATGAAATTGAATCAGTTCAGGCGGCTGTCGATGAGCTGAAGGCTGCCGGAGTCGGAAAAATCATTGTTTTGAGCCATTACGGCTACAACAATGTCCAGATACTGGCCACTCAGGTCAGCGACATTGATGTCATTGTTGACGGCGACTCTCACACCCTACTCGGCGACTTTTCGCCCTATGATCTGTCCAATTCCGGCGATTACCCGACCATGGCCACCAATGCCGATGGTGACGATGTGTGTATTGTTCAGGCGTGGGAATACAGCAAAGTGCTCGGTGAATTGGATGTCACCTTTATCGGCAACACCCTGGAAAGCTGTAGCGGCACGCCGCATCTGCTACTCGGTGACAGCTTCGTGCGCGAGGATGCCAATAAAAACGAATACACCGTTTCCGGGGATGAACGGGTTGGCATCCAAGATGCCATTGACGCCGACGACCAACTGAGCATCACCGAAGAAGATCCTACAGTAGCGGCCATCATTGCCGACTACGCTCAAGACGTGGATGCGCTGGGTGAAACCGTGATCGGCGAAGCCGGAGAAGACCTGCTGCTGAGCCGTGTCCCCGGCCATGATTACTACGGTGTTAACCTGCCACTGGGCAGTGACATTACCCCGGTCGTCGCCAAAGCGTTTTACGAGATGGACCCCAATGCCGACATCGCCATTCAAAACGGCGGCGGCGTGCGCACCAGCGTCAACAGCGGCGACATCACCTATGATACCGCCTACACCCTGCTGCCTTTCGCCAACACCCTGTATGAGATCGACATGTACGGCTCCGAGATCAAACAGGTGATGGAAGACGCCATCGAAAACATCGCTCAGGGTGGTTCCACCGGCGGATTTCCCTATGCCTATGCCATCAAATACGATGTCGATGCCAGCCAGCCCTACGGCAGTCGCCTCAGCAACCTTGAGTTTAAAGCCCGCGGCAGCGACAGTTACGTTCCCCTGGAAGACGGCACCTTGTATGTGGTGGTCACCAACAGCTACACCGCAGCCGGACGCGACGGCTACGACACCTTTGCCACCGTTCAGCAAGAGCGCGGTCTGGGAACAGACACTTACCTCGATTACGCCCTGTCGTTTGTCAACTACGTGGAAAGCCTTACGGTCAACAGTGAACAACTGATGAAGCTTCCGGCCGAAGATCACTGCATCAAAAGCTACATTGCCACACCGGACGCCACCGACAATCTGTAA
- a CDS encoding TonB family protein, producing the protein MNRTFKSSAVMPYSWLLAVKAILVAMVPLCSSGSVGLGVVKSTGLSTFLTLSAVVHVGLYSLLAVPEQTPPSVEAQPITLVSFAPSAVAAAPVAAQPVVPVTEPVTPPPVVAPPKPVERPKVVEPTVPVIKTTIEKQSEPEPPPAPRKEEVAVKPEVMPEPPVAAAVANVAEQVQGPSMVSASSEQVVDPVPGMAMQGERMATELERYVMLVQQQVQAHLHYPLKARKWHIEGKGKFQFEIAADGSLTDNNVTVLTSCGRRMLDRAAIHTIRHAAPFAAPPQGALTVTAPIIFELR; encoded by the coding sequence ATGAACCGAACCTTTAAATCTTCTGCGGTGATGCCGTATTCCTGGTTGCTGGCCGTGAAGGCCATTTTGGTTGCCATGGTGCCATTGTGCTCCAGTGGTTCCGTTGGGCTGGGAGTGGTAAAAAGCACCGGGTTGAGCACATTTTTGACCCTGTCGGCGGTGGTGCATGTTGGCCTGTATAGCTTGCTGGCCGTGCCGGAGCAGACACCGCCGTCGGTGGAGGCGCAACCTATTACACTGGTCAGCTTTGCTCCGTCTGCGGTGGCGGCTGCTCCGGTTGCCGCACAACCTGTTGTGCCCGTCACCGAGCCTGTCACGCCACCTCCGGTGGTTGCCCCGCCCAAACCCGTCGAGAGACCGAAAGTGGTGGAACCGACGGTTCCAGTGATCAAAACGACGATTGAAAAGCAGAGTGAACCAGAACCGCCGCCTGCACCACGTAAGGAAGAGGTGGCTGTGAAGCCTGAAGTCATGCCTGAGCCGCCGGTCGCCGCTGCAGTCGCCAATGTCGCGGAACAGGTTCAGGGGCCGTCAATGGTTTCAGCCTCCTCAGAACAGGTGGTTGATCCCGTGCCGGGCATGGCCATGCAAGGCGAGCGGATGGCGACGGAGCTGGAGCGCTACGTCATGTTGGTCCAACAGCAGGTTCAGGCACATCTCCATTACCCGCTTAAAGCGCGTAAATGGCATATCGAAGGGAAGGGGAAATTTCAATTCGAGATCGCGGCGGATGGCTCTCTCACCGACAACAACGTGACGGTGTTGACCAGTTGCGGCAGGCGCATGCTTGATCGGGCCGCGATCCATACCATTCGTCATGCCGCGCCGTTTGCTGCACCGCCCCAAGGTGCGCTAACGGTGACCGCGCCGATTATTTTCGAGTTGCGCTGA
- a CDS encoding ABC transporter substrate-binding protein translates to MRELLLLICCVFVMFPNVAPASQGGHRDAQPQRIYGTAPPITHLLYVLGADGLIAVNAPLRNPSNNADDRFLREWFRNLPVLGGWHGNRHPNLEEVLRQKPDLIVSWDTPLLQDKVDGDLGRIGYKALAVNIDDTANYPQVFRQLSAMIGRAKRGEALAVWAEQQIDDLQRFVATIPPDERVRVYYAEGRDGLQTECAGSFHAEPLRYAGGINVHQGRQTTVTGLQSINMEQLLAYDPDVIVVQNPLCYRELFDDPLWQQLTAVQQGRVALVPKTPFNWLDRPPSFMRLIGGHWLAAQFYPQRYPYDVKAKARAFFELFFGVRVDEDDLSRMMFPAATRAIGKGGA, encoded by the coding sequence ATGCGTGAGCTGCTCCTGCTCATCTGTTGTGTGTTTGTGATGTTTCCCAATGTGGCCCCCGCTTCCCAGGGGGGCCACAGGGATGCCCAGCCACAGCGCATTTACGGTACGGCGCCTCCCATTACCCATCTCCTTTATGTGCTTGGTGCCGACGGACTGATTGCTGTTAATGCTCCGCTACGCAATCCATCCAACAACGCGGATGATCGGTTTTTGCGCGAATGGTTCCGGAACCTGCCGGTTCTTGGTGGTTGGCACGGCAATCGTCACCCCAATCTCGAAGAAGTTCTCCGGCAAAAGCCGGATCTGATTGTCAGTTGGGATACGCCGTTGTTGCAGGACAAAGTGGATGGCGACCTGGGACGAATCGGATACAAGGCGCTGGCGGTGAATATTGATGACACGGCCAACTACCCGCAGGTATTTCGTCAACTCTCTGCAATGATTGGTCGTGCCAAACGTGGCGAGGCGCTGGCCGTTTGGGCCGAACAGCAGATTGATGATTTGCAACGCTTTGTCGCCACCATCCCCCCCGACGAACGGGTGCGGGTGTATTACGCCGAAGGGCGTGATGGCTTGCAAACGGAATGTGCCGGTTCTTTTCACGCGGAGCCGCTGCGTTATGCCGGAGGGATTAATGTCCACCAGGGGCGTCAGACCACGGTGACGGGATTGCAAAGCATCAACATGGAGCAGCTTCTCGCCTATGATCCTGACGTGATTGTTGTGCAAAATCCGCTGTGCTATCGCGAGCTGTTTGACGATCCTCTGTGGCAACAATTGACAGCAGTGCAGCAGGGCCGCGTGGCTCTGGTGCCGAAAACCCCGTTCAACTGGCTCGACCGGCCACCGTCGTTCATGCGGCTGATCGGTGGGCATTGGTTGGCGGCCCAGTTTTATCCACAGCGCTATCCTTACGATGTCAAAGCGAAGGCGCGGGCGTTTTTTGAGCTGTTTTTCGGTGTGCGGGTGGACGAAGACGACTTATCACGCATGATGTTTCCGGCGGCGACCCGTGCGATAGGAAAAGGAGGGGCGTGA
- a CDS encoding MotA/TolQ/ExbB proton channel family protein, which translates to MKVSDSLLRMFLGGGDFVLYILLALSVVTLGVILERLYAFVHLRRCYGQLSKRDLLLFGQKRLTILATLGNNAPFIGLFGTVLGVIKAFHDLHLQQGSGIKVVMGGISEALVATAMGLLVAIPAVIAYNAFSKTLQTWLLLRQNDE; encoded by the coding sequence ATGAAGGTCAGTGATTCCCTGTTACGGATGTTTCTCGGTGGCGGTGATTTTGTTCTGTATATCTTGCTGGCACTTAGTGTGGTGACATTGGGCGTCATTCTCGAGCGGCTGTATGCGTTTGTTCACTTGCGACGTTGTTATGGTCAGTTGAGCAAGCGTGATCTGCTGCTGTTTGGTCAGAAGCGGTTGACGATACTTGCTACCCTCGGCAACAACGCGCCGTTTATCGGGCTGTTTGGCACGGTACTCGGCGTGATCAAGGCATTCCACGACCTGCATCTACAGCAAGGCTCTGGGATCAAGGTGGTCATGGGTGGGATCTCCGAAGCTCTGGTGGCCACGGCCATGGGGTTGTTGGTGGCCATCCCGGCGGTGATCGCTTACAACGCTTTTTCAAAGACTCTGCAAACCTGGCTGTTGTTGAGGCAGAACGATGAATAA
- a CDS encoding gamma-glutamylcyclotransferase family protein, producing the protein MALVFQYGSNLSTVRLNGADRLKGGAQVVGVARTVAKYHLAFTAWSEHNLCAAADLVADEGGRSIYGVLYEIPDDLVFGYHPQITLDRIEGEGHVYCRQWIAVMVDDNASAPLEAWTYQVMTPKWNLFTEIDYVRHLFIGMKEHGFPDEYQQYVMVRVLRNHPALQAALDILLASLEDSCAGLSR; encoded by the coding sequence ATGGCTCTGGTTTTTCAATATGGCTCGAATCTTTCCACCGTGCGTTTGAATGGCGCGGATCGCCTCAAAGGCGGGGCGCAGGTTGTCGGTGTGGCGCGGACGGTGGCTAAGTATCATCTCGCTTTCACGGCGTGGAGTGAGCACAATCTGTGTGCAGCGGCGGATCTAGTGGCGGATGAGGGCGGGCGCTCCATCTATGGCGTGCTGTATGAGATTCCTGATGATCTGGTGTTTGGCTACCATCCGCAGATAACTTTGGATCGTATTGAAGGGGAAGGGCACGTCTATTGCCGCCAATGGATTGCGGTGATGGTTGATGACAATGCCTCAGCGCCGCTAGAGGCCTGGACCTATCAGGTAATGACACCAAAATGGAATTTATTCACCGAAATCGACTATGTCCGCCACCTGTTTATCGGTATGAAGGAGCATGGTTTTCCTGATGAGTATCAACAGTATGTGATGGTAAGGGTTCTGCGCAATCACCCGGCGTTGCAGGCTGCTCTCGATATCTTGCTGGCATCGTTGGAGGATTCCTGCGCGGGACTCTCGCGATGA
- a CDS encoding iron ABC transporter permease — protein MDTSCSEKWRPMWKRHTRCLRLSWSFSRQHLVFVGLVLVLLAAMQASLLLGKYPVSLEDYLEFSRLLITGQSEVARQQFATLYSVVFEIRLPRIVAAVVIGASLSVSGSTFQAMFVNPLVSPGILGVLAGSSFGAALGMVLKLPWLGVQVAAFVFGAAAVATAVMISLIYRNSRSVIILILGGVISSSLFTALLSVLKYSADPYDTLPAIVYWLMGSLSFSDKDTIILLAGPMLFSVVVLMLMAKYLNALSLGDEEAQSLGLNVRRIKAIAITLATLISALCVVMAGVIGWIGLIIPHMARLLLGADNRKVLPASALIGALFLLVTDNLSRTLFAHEIPIGILTSLVGIPIFIIVLKHAREGFH, from the coding sequence ATGGACACTTCCTGTTCCGAAAAATGGCGTCCGATGTGGAAACGTCACACGCGTTGTCTGCGGCTGAGCTGGTCGTTTAGTCGGCAACATCTGGTATTTGTCGGCTTGGTGCTGGTGTTGTTGGCGGCCATGCAGGCATCGCTGCTGCTGGGCAAATATCCGGTTTCTTTGGAAGACTATCTTGAGTTCAGCCGCCTGCTGATTACCGGTCAGTCTGAGGTTGCTCGGCAGCAGTTTGCCACTCTGTACAGCGTGGTGTTTGAAATCCGCCTGCCTCGCATTGTCGCCGCCGTGGTGATCGGTGCCTCGCTGTCCGTGTCCGGCAGTACATTTCAGGCCATGTTTGTCAATCCGCTGGTGTCGCCGGGCATTCTCGGCGTGTTGGCCGGATCGTCGTTCGGAGCGGCCTTGGGCATGGTGCTCAAGCTGCCATGGTTGGGCGTGCAGGTTGCGGCGTTTGTCTTCGGTGCGGCAGCTGTGGCCACAGCGGTGATGATCTCTTTAATCTACCGCAACAGTCGCAGTGTCATCATCCTTATCCTCGGTGGCGTGATCAGTAGTTCCTTGTTCACGGCGCTGTTGTCGGTACTCAAATACAGCGCCGATCCCTACGATACCCTGCCGGCCATAGTCTACTGGCTGATGGGCAGCCTGTCGTTCAGTGATAAAGATACCATTATACTGCTGGCCGGGCCGATGCTGTTTTCCGTTGTGGTTCTGATGCTGATGGCTAAATATCTCAACGCCCTGAGCCTCGGCGATGAAGAGGCGCAATCTCTTGGCCTCAACGTGCGGCGCATCAAAGCGATTGCCATCACTCTGGCGACCCTGATCAGCGCCCTGTGTGTGGTGATGGCTGGAGTGATCGGCTGGATCGGTCTGATCATTCCGCACATGGCGCGGCTACTGCTTGGTGCCGACAACCGTAAAGTGTTACCGGCCAGTGCCCTGATTGGCGCGTTGTTTCTTCTGGTGACCGACAACCTGTCGCGCACGCTGTTCGCCCATGAAATTCCCATCGGGATTCTGACGTCGCTGGTGGGCATTCCCATCTTTATTATTGTGCTCAAACATGCCCGGGAGGGATTTCATTGA
- a CDS encoding TonB-dependent receptor — protein sequence MGAMSGAVVVKFSDPEFADSAAFVTSGFFKAKTSMFSTSGYSAALGGRAYNDRFNIAVSGGLSDYDDYEDGEGDDVEHSQYETSNYNVSMAVKITDDSHVYVRYMKDKADSEDPFSRYQNKGVWFYTDRPNDDGETLFIGYKDAELGGLQNVHLQLFGSDLHYDMDMKKEAAIPEVRELFRDSETRGGKLSAQKELGNHLLSFSGKYTKMEVTNGVRMFNGATQSWGDWVSAFGITDGEISSTMVNVADDMVYGKAFFNVAAGYEFVRRKVHSNVNSTALSGLVPSELLDQVQQKDTDERDHLLSVSATAGYEFCSAFVPYVKISNASRTPYFNESYGNNPNNGSMVPNQDLDNESVWGVDVGFDGRIGGLYYTSALYYQDYTDYIELVQTGYQTTAGLPIKRYVNLDDATVYGAEALLGYDFGADLFVEAAYLYTYGKNEMDDQPLAYIAPQKLTLTIGQQRKTGLSWFIEEVMVDEQDRISTVNGEVETPGYAITNLSVSYAFADIGWMTAPVVAFELNNVLDRDYRQHLDKVSATSWYLPDEAGINGVLSVQVGF from the coding sequence ATGGGCGCTATGAGCGGCGCGGTTGTGGTCAAATTCAGTGATCCCGAATTCGCCGACAGTGCGGCGTTTGTCACCAGTGGTTTTTTTAAAGCCAAAACATCGATGTTTTCCACCTCCGGATATTCAGCCGCTTTGGGAGGACGCGCTTACAATGATCGCTTCAATATCGCGGTGAGTGGCGGCCTGTCCGATTACGATGACTATGAAGACGGCGAGGGCGATGACGTTGAACACTCCCAATACGAGACCTCTAACTACAATGTCAGTATGGCCGTGAAGATCACTGACGACAGTCACGTCTATGTCCGTTACATGAAGGATAAAGCTGATTCGGAGGATCCTTTTTCCCGTTACCAGAATAAAGGCGTCTGGTTTTATACCGACCGCCCCAACGATGACGGCGAGACCCTGTTCATCGGTTACAAAGACGCGGAACTCGGTGGCCTGCAAAACGTTCATCTGCAACTGTTTGGCAGCGATCTCCACTATGATATGGACATGAAAAAGGAAGCGGCTATTCCCGAAGTGCGTGAGCTGTTCCGCGATAGCGAAACCCGTGGTGGCAAGCTCTCGGCGCAAAAAGAGCTCGGCAACCACCTGCTGTCGTTTTCCGGCAAATATACCAAGATGGAAGTGACCAACGGCGTGCGTATGTTTAACGGGGCTACACAGAGTTGGGGGGACTGGGTGAGTGCTTTCGGCATTACCGATGGCGAAATCAGTTCCACCATGGTTAACGTTGCCGACGATATGGTCTACGGCAAGGCGTTTTTCAATGTTGCGGCCGGGTATGAATTTGTCCGTCGCAAAGTCCATTCCAACGTCAATTCAACAGCCCTGTCCGGCCTGGTGCCGTCGGAACTGCTTGATCAGGTGCAACAGAAGGATACGGATGAACGCGATCATCTGCTGTCGGTCAGTGCCACGGCCGGCTATGAGTTCTGTTCCGCCTTTGTCCCTTATGTGAAAATCTCCAATGCCAGTCGCACGCCGTACTTTAACGAGTCCTACGGCAACAACCCCAACAATGGCTCCATGGTACCTAATCAGGATCTGGACAACGAAAGTGTCTGGGGTGTTGATGTCGGTTTTGACGGTCGCATCGGTGGCCTTTACTACACCAGTGCCTTGTACTACCAAGACTACACCGACTATATCGAACTGGTTCAAACCGGTTACCAGACCACTGCCGGTCTGCCGATCAAGCGCTATGTCAATCTCGATGACGCCACAGTGTACGGTGCAGAGGCGCTGCTTGGTTACGATTTCGGCGCTGATTTGTTTGTTGAAGCCGCCTATCTCTATACCTATGGCAAAAATGAAATGGACGACCAGCCTTTGGCCTACATTGCTCCGCAAAAGCTGACCCTGACCATCGGTCAGCAGCGTAAAACCGGTCTGAGCTGGTTCATTGAAGAGGTGATGGTTGATGAGCAGGACCGCATCTCCACAGTCAATGGCGAGGTGGAAACACCGGGCTATGCCATTACCAATCTGTCTGTTAGCTATGCCTTTGCCGATATCGGCTGGATGACTGCGCCGGTGGTGGCGTTTGAACTGAACAACGTTCTTGACCGCGACTATCGTCAGCATCTCGATAAGGTGTCGGCGACTTCCTGGTACCTGCCCGATGAAGCCGGTATTAACGGTGTGCTTTCGGTACAGGTCGGATTTTAA
- a CDS encoding ABC transporter ATP-binding protein, protein MVIEARNLRFSYGRKPVLQGVDFNLAAGEVVSLLGPNGSGKSTLLKILLGLLRGQGEVTLFGKPIGDYRRQDLARKIAYVPQIHHMPFSYTVLDVVLMGRLAHGSLFSNYCKRDYRLAHEALEQVGAEALAAMPFSRISGGQQQLALIARALCQQAEILFLDEPVNGLDYGNQIKLLRFLRDFAKRGTTFLKTTHYPDHALACSDRVAMLDHGEIFAFDQVDRVLTPDNVQRLYGVAVEIAESRYGYRCCMPQI, encoded by the coding sequence ATGGTGATTGAAGCGCGCAATCTGCGATTTTCCTATGGCCGTAAGCCGGTGTTGCAGGGGGTTGATTTCAACCTTGCCGCCGGGGAGGTCGTGTCGTTGCTCGGCCCCAACGGTAGTGGCAAAAGCACCTTGCTAAAAATCCTGCTCGGTCTGCTGCGCGGTCAGGGGGAGGTGACGTTGTTCGGCAAGCCGATTGGCGATTACCGCCGTCAGGACCTGGCCCGCAAGATCGCTTATGTGCCGCAGATACACCACATGCCGTTTTCCTATACGGTGTTGGATGTGGTGCTGATGGGACGTCTGGCTCACGGCAGTCTGTTTTCCAATTACTGCAAGCGTGATTACCGGCTGGCTCATGAAGCATTGGAACAGGTTGGCGCAGAGGCGCTGGCGGCAATGCCGTTTTCACGAATCAGCGGTGGCCAACAGCAGTTGGCGCTGATCGCCCGTGCCTTGTGTCAACAGGCGGAGATTCTGTTTTTGGATGAGCCGGTTAATGGTCTTGATTACGGCAATCAGATTAAGTTGCTGCGTTTCTTACGCGACTTTGCCAAACGCGGCACCACGTTTCTGAAAACCACCCATTATCCGGATCATGCGCTGGCATGTTCTGACCGGGTGGCCATGCTCGATCACGGAGAGATTTTTGCTTTTGACCAGGTCGATCGGGTGCTGACGCCCGATAACGTGCAGCGCCTTTACGGTGTGGCGGTGGAGATTGCCGAGAGCCGCTACGGTTATCGCTGTTGTATGCCGCAGATTTAA
- a CDS encoding biopolymer transporter ExbD, whose translation MNNDFTTDQEISQINMTPFVDIVLVLLIVFMATASFITQQALELNLPKAQTAATLSETDPHVTISIDRQGLLYVDDKQVKRRELVAHLEQANSEWPVLVRSDAGARYGLVVEVIDLCKRHGFFTFALESQDDEPNL comes from the coding sequence ATGAATAACGATTTCACGACGGACCAGGAGATCTCGCAGATCAACATGACACCGTTCGTTGACATCGTGCTGGTGCTGCTGATCGTGTTTATGGCTACGGCTAGTTTTATTACGCAGCAGGCGCTGGAACTGAATTTGCCCAAGGCGCAGACTGCCGCCACCCTGTCTGAGACTGATCCCCACGTTACCATCAGCATCGACCGGCAAGGCCTGCTGTATGTGGACGATAAACAGGTGAAGCGTCGCGAATTGGTGGCGCACCTTGAGCAAGCGAATAGTGAATGGCCGGTGCTGGTGCGCAGCGATGCTGGCGCCCGCTACGGTCTGGTGGTTGAAGTGATCGATCTGTGCAAACGCCATGGTTTTTTCACCTTTGCTCTGGAGAGTCAGGACGATGAACCGAACCTTTAA
- a CDS encoding DUF4242 domain-containing protein: MPKFVVEREIPSIGQVSTEELQAIARKSREVLNAMGTSIQWVESYVTGDKIYCVYIAENEQQILDHAAQGGFPANRICQIKTTIDPTTAE; encoded by the coding sequence ATGCCAAAATTTGTTGTAGAACGAGAGATTCCTTCCATTGGTCAGGTCTCGACCGAAGAACTGCAAGCCATTGCGCGTAAGTCACGTGAGGTTCTTAACGCAATGGGAACGTCGATTCAGTGGGTGGAAAGCTATGTGACCGGAGATAAGATTTACTGCGTTTATATTGCCGAAAATGAGCAGCAGATTCTTGATCATGCAGCTCAAGGCGGCTTCCCCGCCAACCGGATTTGTCAGATCAAAACTACGATTGATCCGACCACCGCCGAATAA